Below is a genomic region from Pleuronectes platessa chromosome 2, fPlePla1.1, whole genome shotgun sequence.
gaccacctcgttgatagctctgcagactcattacgattaacattagactcaatagcgcctctaaaaaagaaaaatgtcaaacatagtaaattagctccgtggtataattcccagacaaatgagttaaaacaattatcaagaaaactaaaaaggaagtggcgctccagcaaccatgttgaaaatcttatagactggaagaatagtgttaaagaatataaaaaggctctccacaaagcaagagccgcctactattcaaaactaatagaagagaatagaaacaaccccaggtttctcttcagcactgtagccaggctgacagagagtcacacctccacctaacccagtattcctcggtCCCTAAATAGCAagatctttatgaccttttttaatgataaaattcaaactattagaaataaaatcaaccatctcctgccctcaattggcactaataccctcccaacagaaacggctgagaatcctaccaattacttagacagcttctctctgatcacccgtgatcagtttaccaaaaataatctcaggttctaaaccaacaacctgtatcttagatcccattcctacaaaattacttaaagaaattctgcccctaattgatagttcgttacttaacattatcaatctgtcattatcatcaggttatgtaccacagtcttttaaaatagctgtcatcaaacccctactcaaaaaacccactctagacccagaggttttagccaattacaggccaatatctaatctccccttcatgtctaaaatcttagaaaaagttgttgccaatcagctgtgtgagtttctccaggaaaataatatatatgaagactttcaatcggggtttagagccaatcacagtacagagacagccttggcaaaagtcactaatgaccttttaatagcctcagatcagggacttgtgtctgtcctcgttctgttagatctcagtgcagcattcgacacaattgaccatcaaattttatgacaaagactcaaacagttaattaacattaatggaaccgcccttaactggtttaaatcgtatttttctgatcgctcccaattcgtgcaaattaatgatgagtcatctgtgcgcaccaaagttaaccatggtgttccacagggctctgtgctcggcccaattttattctcattatatatgcttccactaggaaacattatcaggacacactcggtaaatttccactgctatgcggatgacacccagttatatttgtcaataaaacctgaacaaagtaatcaattaactaaacttcgaacatgtctcaaggacataaaaacctggatgacccgcaattttctcttattaaactcagacaaatcagaggttataatacttggccccaaacaccttagagatacattatctaatgatatagctgcgctagacgacattggcCTTgattccaatgaaacagtcaggaacttgggagtgatcttcgatcctgatttatcctttaatagtcacttaaaacaaatttctaggaccgcttttttccacttgcgtaatatttcaaaaattagacatgtcctttcacaaaaagatgcagaaaaactagtccacgcctttgttacatcgagactggactattgtaattcattattatcaggctccagcagtaagtcgttaaagactctacagcttgtcctaaatgccgcagcacgtgtcctgacgagaacaaagagaagagagcacatttctccagtattagcatcgctacactggcttccagttaaatctagaatataatttaaaattcttctcctcaccttcaaggcccttaataatatagcgcctttttaccttaaagagctgttagtaccttataaaccccctagagcactccgctcccagaattcaagcctacttgtcgtccctaaagtctctaaaagtagagtaggagccagagctttcagccatcaagcccctcggctgtggaatcatctaccactttaagttcgggaggcagataccatcttttcatttaagagtaggctcaaaaccttcctttttgataaagcttttagttagagctaattagtgcggaagaacgtaactttttctattttatgacacattacacacggagcttctctttccagcttctccttcctcttctccatccctatcccccttccccggaatccctttgctttatcacccgcagatccagggcctctgtggccgcaccatggattgcggtttgtggatcacgcaccgggggtcgcagtgttggatcaagtgtggcggattctgagttatgtgggctgatcgtggtgctggtggcggaccctgtgtcgcgttggcattgggcacgggcggtggaccaggaccacggtggtggctcgtggtgggtcctggtgggcggcggtggacggtgactgaggactggagtggcgtctggtctggatggtggatcgtggtctggatggttgctgaccatggactgtgattgcagcgggaatgcttggcatgtcatgtcggggttgtccttcgggatgtctaccctcatcaaatgctgctagagactttaatctttaatcttgaagactttaatcttgatgttttcctgcacgtggcatctattgcacttctgtccgtcctgggagagggatccctcacatgtggctctctctgaggtttctacgtatttttaccctgttaaaagggtttttagtagtttttccttactcttgctgagggttaaggacagaggatgtcacaccctgttaaagccctatgagatgaattgtaatttgtgaatacaggctatacaaataaaataagatttattgattgatagtGGGCCCATCTAATGTGCCCAGCTGGCTTGAAACTCCACAGTACAGTGAGCAACTGTATACTGTGTGTTGGTTACAAACAGGACATGGCTGTTCCACAAACCtgcacctgaaacacacacatgctgaaatTATGCAAACACTAGCATTTCAGCTGAGCTACTCACAATATCTGGGAATTTCCGGGAAAATAACACATTACTGGGTTTCACTTCGGAAAAGGTGCAATAGTGAAACGTGACTTCTAATTTAAAGAATTCTAGATAGTGTTGACATTTAAAGATCAAACCAACAAAGGAAAGTCAAACAAATATGTTACAAATAAGCTCTTTTTGGCACAGTGTTGGAAGAGAAAATTGTTAGTTTAGGAGCCCTACTAagcatttatcttttttaaatgcgtttttttttaatgccattattattattagttcatTCAGTAAGTACTTATTTGAATTAAGTTGTTTCGTAGACCCCTTTTCATtggaacttttattttattaagacCTATTTTTTATTGCCGATTTTATTATCAAATAAAGAATGAATTTATAAAACAGCAAACAAAGATGTATAATATTGTCATTGAACAGTTAGTTATTAATGAAAGAGTCGTCTCCATACACGACTACAACTAGTtctcaaatttccccactgtgggactattaaaggattctatctatAATGTTTGCGAACAACACAGCAAATACTGCCATAGTCATGAAAAGGGCTCCTGCACAGATTAAACTCAAAAGGAAAGCATGAAAGGTGAGGTGATGTGGTGAACAGGTGTGAGTAACTTCTCCATGACGTTAACGAGGTTTTTTATCTACTTTTGACACATTTGAGATGCGTTTTGACTTTACTCACCCATTCTAGGACACGAATAAACCCAAGAGGTTCTTTCAGTGGTCCAAGGTCAACAGAGAATCCAGACGCCAATTTCTGGGTGCGACAAACAGAGTGTAAAAAGCAGAACAGGGGTACACAAACATTACGTTTGGCAGGTGTACAGGCAGCAGCGCTTGTAAGAGCAGCCAAACTACCTGTTTGTCACCTTGTGGCTAAATGGCCCTGCCCATGTTAGCAAACCCCTGCTAGCAGCGTGCTAACTCTAACTCATGTCATCCGGATTATTTTGCAAACCCACCCACCTGAACAGTATCCATTGGGGCGTGAAACAACTACAATGTCGTTTATTTTAACTCCTGAGGTTCAGTTCGGTTGTAAATCCCCCTTGTTCGTATGCCGAACTACGATCCAGCGGTTACTGGCTGACTGTCAGCGAGTGGCAGAGCTGCAGAAGGCGAGTAACTGATAATCTCAGCCTACAGTGATCCAAGTCTGTTCCACAGTGTACAAGTGATCCGCTGCCACCAACACCAAAATAAGAATTTTAGTACTTCCGGTACCCTTCTGAGTAATGTGAAGACAATAACATGTATTAATATAGTTAACGCTGTTCCAATACGGGATATTagttatattgtttatttttcatttatcaaTCTGTAAATTGTAGGGATGTTATTGTCATTGGATGAACACCTTTTGACATATCATCTCGTTTTCAATGTGCTCCcaaacatttataaacaacACATTGCGGGGGACAACAATACAGAACACAAAAgttacaacaacaaacaaacaacaacaacaacaacaacaacaaacaataaaacaaagtaaggacagaaaaaacaaatgaaaaggttTACAACCCTAGACTACACACAATCTAAACAGATGAACAGGATCTCTCTGTGAACAAATAAGGCCTGAAGGAAATACAAAAAGTGATTGAACAGTGGCATCATTATTGAAAACATACGCAattgtttgaagaggagaaaTCAATTAATTTTTGAATAAACTAAATGACGAGAGAGAACGGAAGTTTAAAGGTAACTTACTCCAACCAGAATGAGCCTGAAATATGAATGCCTTTTTAATCTGATGAAAAGGGGACAATACAGAGGTTTGAGTAATTAGTTGTGGAATGAACAAAAAATGGTTTAGACAATAATGAAAGTTAAAGTTAATGCATTCGAAAATAAATTGGAAGCTATGAAATTAATGTATTATGGCACCTGACGTAAAGAAAGAACAATCAAGTATAAATTGAGTAGAATAAGAGTTTTTAGAGACATTTAATTCAACTAATTatgatgaaaacatttgttacagcagcagttctgtgttttctgggATGAATATGTTTAGACAGCATTTATCAGAATTGCAAATCTTGCATGATATGTTGGaagcattgtttgttttttgtaataCAGTACAatatgcatgtatgtatgtaaccCTGCCCACATCCACATCACATGAAAGGTCGCATTCAGGTACATCGACCAGATAAAAATAAGCTCTTACTCCTATTCCTCAATGCTTTAAGGACACCAGTGTGACTCTTAGTGTTAGTGTTTCTCTTGTACATGTAATTACTTAAGGCTAATTAATTATACCAACAAACAATAAACGCAACATATAACATTTATATGCACACTGAGTGATTTATTATTGTACATGCAGAATTTACAATATTTCCATTCGACCTGAACGCAACACACTGACTGGCCCGTGGTATCCTGCAGTCGCCATTTTGTTTAGTCTGTGTCCGGCTGTTACAGAAAACGAAGAGGAACGGCTTCTCTCCTGCATCACACaacttttaatatattttttaatcagaACCCGGTAATTAACACCACATTTCTGGTACATGGTAGTGTTTAAATGTCGAACGTGAGTACAAGGTTAATtatcaaataaaaactgttaacATTTAGCTAACGCTAGCCATAAGGTCGCGAGGTGGTTTAGGTAGGCCTCTGTTCCGCATAAATAACCTTTAACCACATGAACATACACTCAAAGTTTCAACGTAGAAAGTCGTTATCTCAATACACGTTATCTCGTCAACACATGTCTATCGTTTACCGGATAGTTGCTGCTGGGAACCGCTTGTAGATCGTCTTAGGTAGCTTTGGGCTGCTTACTATTGTTCTACAGTAagtattttattgttgttttgacTGTCTTGGTTTTTCCACTTATTCATCATACGTGTCTTGGACCGACACAGAAGGTGCCCTGTCACTTGCTTTCCCACAAAACTTCGATTCTGGTCAGCAGCCTTAGATATTTTACCTCAAAACCTGCGTTAACTTCATAGGGCATAAGTGATTGTTGAGGTAGCAGCTTGGATAGCTGTTAATTTGACTCTTATTTCAATTGAAATGCTTTATCCTCACTCAGAGTGCTTTCTATCTATTGCTCAGTTGGGCGGCAGACGTGTTACTCAAGCTGGTCGTCAGTGTCGAACAAGGCCCTCCATGTCTCGAGTAAATACACAACCCAACTCCTGTGGACTAATTGTAAATGTAATCGTTCTTAATTCTGGATTAGATGCATTAAATCAATCAACACATAATCAAGGGTTGGGATTTAAGTGATACTGTTCCACGACCTGGTTCCCTTTTATAGCTGTATCCTAGTTTGCCCTACAGTcttttattgaaataatattTGTTTCGACGTGTTGCTGTGTATCTCTGTGGAAATGTCAAATTTATTTGTTCTTCTGCACAAATGTCTGTCTCCTAATAACTTATTTTCAGTTCCCTGGGGAGTGTTTTTGATTGGTTTGAAGGTTTAAATTCATCCTCTCTGCCCTTTGTGGGGATCCCTGGATATGGATAGCTTGACTCCCCCATCAGAATTCATTGgcggaagatttttttttcttcagcactgaTTACCTACACCTGATAATGTCTAGAAGCTTGAGTATCTTGCCCATTTTTTTCTCCTGCCATCGTCAAATGCCACCAAATCCAAGATGAAGCTGAGGATTTTTTCCCCACCAACCCACATTTGTCCCCTTTTTGCCACACCAGTTAAAGCTGTTTGGATCAAGTTCTTTCTTTTGTGGCTGTCCATGTTCCCccatttatttcttttaattagttacaccaattaaaaaaaacaatgtgacaAATATCACCAAAGGACTATATTGCATCCACCATCAGTAATAGTTAGAAGTCTGGCGGAGATAAAGATGTCTCAGAGGAGGGATATCGTAGGAAGACAAGTGTCTCTGGGCGATCCAACCCCCTTTTCCTCTTATCTCATGGATCAAGTGTTCCTTCAGGACTCCATATCCTCACGGAGACACCCCATCAGCAGTGCGCCTAGAGGGCGGAAAACTTCTCGGCCACCTCAGGTAAACATGGCATCATGCCAAAACTCTGCTCATCAGCTTTTTTAGTACGAAATACCACCAGTTTAAGATAGAACTCTTACTGGACATTTGAATAAACATTTCCTGAAAGGTGAATCTAATTATCTAAATGCTATAAAACAACGCTTCTTGGGGGATagcagtttgcttttcacacatgcacgaaCCAGCTGGTCTATGTATAAAGCATCGCTTGTCCCTCGGGAGATTTTTGGgttggttttagttttttcattttagcttctgtcgcgtgttagaagcgtcatcaaccCCCCTAGGCGCTTGCTGTGTTCTCAAATCGACTTGTCCCGACTTTCTGCGGACTTGATGCTAGGAGGACAGGCGGAGAAAGTATTTTTCTGATGTGTAACTGTGCTCTTGGTTGTCAGGGAGAGTCCTGTCagtcctgaagagaaccatccACCACGTTTATAGTTTGAAGGTCTTAAGTTGGTGACGCATACCAGCATTACTATGACCAACCATGGAGATGACTGCTACTTCTTTTACTATTCCACCTGCGCTAAAGTAAGCAAAGTTTGAGCGCAAAGATCACACATATTGTAAATGCATAATCTAACCAGTTTGAATGTGACTGGTGGACTGAAGGAGTGTGATCTTTATACCTTTCACTTATGCTTCAGGGAGACAGCTGCCCCTTCAGACACTGTGAGGCTGCAATGGGCAATGAAACGGTTTGCAATCTGTGGCAAGAAGGACGCTGCTTTCGGACCATCTGCAAGTTTCGACACATGGAAATCACCGTAAGTAAAATGTTTACATTAATGAATGAAAtccattattattgtcattgcacaagATAATACAACAAAATTCTAAATCAATGCACACTATATCACTGAGTCAAATGCTGCTATGTGCTGGCTCGCCACGATCTTGCCAAGCTTTGCTCCCACGATACTTCTTGTTTAGTATAATCAAAGTGTCCGgaagccccaacattcaaatttgactccaAACAAtgtaatttgttgttttatcaCGTCTGAAGAAGGAGTCAACAGTTACTTCGAtgaatgaatttaaaatgttggtgaactattcctttaatgtCCATTACCTGGATAGAAAAACATTCCCCATAAACATGGTCCAGGAGCTCCACTCCAGCCTCTGGAGtagttggaaggaacacttaaATGTTCAGTGTGAACAATTCTAGgtgaagggatctattggcataaattgaatataaaataatccaaatTATGTTTTCCCAATCGTGGAGTCATCtgaattgtacaaattgtggttttctttactctagaatgggcccttttatatttacatctggagtgAACATTTTATCAACTGATCATCAGTGAAAATTGAAATTCAGATCCTGAGCAATCCTGTAAAACAAGCAAACTTTGTCTAACTTTCCATTGAATTAAATTGTGCTGTTCCGTGCAATAGGGCAGTTTAATAGACAACAGAGAAATGATAGAGATATGGTCAGCCCATGTCCACCATGCATGCTTATACATATATCATGTGcatcaaaacagaaaaacagaaaggagATACCTTGCTATTGGGAGAAACAGTCTGCCGGATGCCAGAAATTACACTGTGCCTTCCTCCATGAAAAGCCCCGCTACATAGAGGGCATCTTGTTCCCACCTGATAAAGGTGAGTGGACTTCTTTcccacaaagttaaaatacattttacatccACTTGTGAAAGGCAACAATGATAATCCTTGTAATTCTCCCAGATCTGAGCAAGAATGAGGAGCAGCCACTTGAGGAAACAGTTCTCCCACCAACTGTCCCTCTTGCAACTGCAGCCAACCCCCAGCTCAGAGGGGTCATTAAAACCGAAAGTCAGGAGCCAGTACCAAGCCCCACTCACCCACCAGTGGTGATCAATCCtgcagatgatgatgaggatgaagatggtgAGCTAGATTTGATCTTGAATTTTCTTCCTGGCCTCttgcttcttttttctcttttcttagaGTTTTGTTTAAACATACCTGCCTCAAATTGAGTCACATTATTCCCTGTAGTCTTAAGCATGTGTATCTTAATATTTTCAGACCTTTTctcagaggagggagatgaTGGCAGGGCCGGCTCTTCTCATCGAAAGCTACCCAAATTAGGTGAGGCCAAGCCACATACAAAAAACGTGGATACAAACGTTGCTGCCAATTCTGCAATATTATCAAAGTCAGGGTGTTTTCTGATAAGATATTGTAACTTGGCAGATGACTCACTGAATTTTGGAGTTAGCACCCTGGAGGAGATCAGACTCAGGAAGGCCCTGAAGACCAGCATGAAGAGAGCCGGTTACCCCATCCAGAGTTCTGATACCTTGGCCAacggagggaaagaaaacatccaGTCATTATGTCGTCCAGCCCTCTATGAGGCCAGAGATGGTAAAAAGCTGTTCTTCCAGGGACTTACGAGTCTCTTACGTTGCTCTGTTTCTCATCTGATGATGAGTTGAAACTATACACTTACTGTAAATACACTTAAATATCTGCTCTGGATGTTCGCTGCatgaaatttcaaaataaatgaccaTCTTAAACAGATTAACTATTTCAAATGAACTGAAAGCATTACTAGGGCTGGGCGATTTTTCGATCTCGATTCGGGATCGCTATAAAATTTTGATCGATTTCGATGATCTCCTTGTGACATGTATTCGATCTCACGTGGCAAAAGTAAGCGCAACAACAGTGTCGGAGTCTGCCGGCTGCCGTCTGCAGGTAGGACACAACACGCCCACTTCCCATCGTGAGAGTAGCTGCAgttgcgagagagagaaaaagagagaacgaagttggaaaaaggagaaaaaattaGTGAAACTGAAGTCGGGGACAGCGAAAAATAATGCCGAATGTGAAAGCTACATCACCCGAAACCGAAGACATTGTCGAAAAAAAGGGTAACGCGACGTCAGGTGTGTGGACGTGGTGATACGGCAAAAATGACGAGGAGCAGACGAAGCCGGTCTGCAAAATATGCCGGCGGTCGGTACCAGCCGAACGGGAAATACCACATTTTCAATCACCTGAGACTGCACCATCCCAGTGATTACACAGAGAGTTTGACTCTGCGGGCTCATGTTTGCACGACaccaaacaaagagacaggcaAGACCACTACGTCTCCCGTTAGCATCGCTAACGGTAGCGATTCTGTTCTGTTAGCAAAACAACAGTCCATCCAGTCGTGTTTTGCAGCCATTGCCCCATATTATAAAAACAATCGAAGCGGGGCAAAAATATAACGAGCGCTATTACTTATTGCTTAGCTAAAGATATGATGCCCCTGAGCACAGTGGAGAGGGACGGCTTCAGCAAACTGATCAAAGTGTTAGACCCCAGGTACGAGCTCACAGATTAGCACTTGAATGTGTCAGAAGGTCTGCCcacatgtttacttttttttaaaagttgtttacaaaatcaaaaaatgtaaaatatagtgAAAAGGGACCAGTCACTTAGTTTGCACTAAGCATATAAGACTCTGTATGAGCTAAGAGCGCTGCTCTGAATTTTCTTTTGCTAGTTATGGGCCCTGATGCTCTCTTGATCAATGGAAGCATGAAGAtcttcacaaaaacattttgtgcTCATTATTTCAGTGAATCTCTTGTTTCTTCAAGCTTCAGGATGCCCCTCACACTGGCAGCATCTGCAAAAACTACATATCGTGATAAGAATCGAGATCGATCAATATGGAAAAACATAtcgtgaaaaaagaaaatgtccatatcgcccagccctaagCATTACCAATACCTTCACTCCTAAATGAAAAGTCAAGCCATTATCATCCCGTTTTCAACCAGTATGTGGTTCCTTTTAACCTAGGCCAATTTGTCTTTGAAGAAACTGGGAGATCAAGAGGCAGTGTGGCTGAACGGCTCGGAAGAAAGATGCCAACTATCAGTAAATTTGCACTCTTGTTACAACTCATCTAAATATTTTGAGCTTACCAATAGAATTGAGGTGCTACGGCAAATTATATTAATGTTAACAATACAGAATCTCATGAGTTATCCCTGCTGTAGATGAAAAAAGTGGAGGCTGTGTCCAGCTGAAAAGGAGTCTGGCTGAGCGTCTGGGCAGAATTGTGGATGAGGAAGAGCCAGGAATGTCCCCACAGAAAGGCGAGTATCATGAAATATCAAAAGAAGAGGTTCTTTCTATGCATCATCTGCAGCATTTTATTTGAAATCATAAGTCAGAAGGAGGGAAGAGTTGTAACTGTAAAATGTGTATATAAACAGGTTGTGCTTTGATGAGCCACGAATGAATGTCTTTTTAAactactttctttttctttttctccagttTTTAAGCCTATTAAGGAAAGACTTGGATCGACAACTGCTCTTGTTGCACTTACTGACCAATGTAAGAAATCAGAAGAATATTGAATGTTACCTTGATGTTGTccattattttgttttgaattAATAATCATGCACATTGAGCAAAATATTGTATCTTGTGCCCTGATTTTTCCCAACAGCTGAGACCAACACAGAATCTGAGAAAGCTCCTGAGCAGATCCGCATTAAAACTCTGGAGGAGATCAAACAGGAAAAGGCAGCAATGTCTAAATGCCAGAAGGATGGGCCTACTATTGTGGGTCCAGAGATCACCAGAACCAATAAGGGTGTCAAGCGATCCATCAGTGTTAAAGATGACTCAATTCGCTGTGTCAAAAGGTTCTCAGAGATCCTTTCAGCCAAGAAGACAAGGAAAGAGGAGCAGAACCCCAgccccaaaaaagaaaagcacactGTGGAGAAACCCCCAGGCAAGAGCCAAGCAGAGCCGAATGCAGTTAGGCCCTGTCCCGAGGCTACAAACATAGAGGAAGTCCGAGTAAAGACCCTGGAGGAGATCCGCAGGGAGAAAGCAGCAAAGATACAGGCTCAACAGGGTATGCAGGCTGAAAACAAGAGGAGCACTGATACTAaggaaaatggtgaaaagatTCCTTGCCTACTGCGCATCAATGAACTAGCTCCCCAAGGTAAGACAGCAAGACAATTTATATAGTTCTCTGTATATTGGCTCAAGGGCTGTTGTACTGTTGCAAATGTCTTTcagattaaattacattttcaatatGCTGATCTTCATCTTGCATAACGTGTATTTAAATGTGATCTTTCTGTTCATATCAGCAGGCAGCATCACAACACAGAACAGAGCTGAGGTTACAGCTCAAACTGCTGCTCCTGAGGTACAGTCTGGAAGACACTGCAGTATTGGTGTTTGTTGCTTGTTCACCTGTTGACTGCTGTAGATAGTAATTTTCCTCTGTCTTTCTAGACCAGGCCTGCAAAGACCTATAACGTCAAGGTCAAGACCTTCGAGGAGATCATGCGCGAGAAGCGCCTCCGcaggcaggaggtggaggagcaggacaaAACCTCAGCTGAAGCAAGTGATTTGATCCCCTTCAAATCCAAGGCTGCATCACCTATCAACAGCATTACTTCTCCTGGTGCAAGAGTTGCAGCTGTGACCTCAGTCCCTGTTAAGCAGAGCTCTTCACCAAGGGCGTTTGAGTCTAAGTCAAAGATTCCCAGAAACTCCAGGGAGGTCTCAGTCAAAAACTCAAGGACCTCCACAGCACCGCCACCAGCCAAGCAGTCCAGAGCAGCTCCTCATGAAACTGCAGAGTTCCCGGCtgctgttaaaacactgagcaaTAATAAGAAGAACTCCCCAGAACAAACTCGAGATGCCAAAGGTAGCTCACCTATTTTGCAACCCACATTTCTATTTGAGTGCTAAGGAAACTCTTCGTAGAAAACTCTTCTAAGCAGGAAATACTTATAGGCACTTGAGTGACCATGTCATTGTTAGTACTCTACAAGACACCTGTTATCTCAAATTTGATGTAAATGATAAAAACCCAGTTTTTGATTTGGAGGAGGTTGGGGATGTCATGAAACCTGATAGAACTGGTATTCaaacaggatttatttttaaaagcatcaaGTGAGTGTCTAGTTCAGAATACATGACGCACCCAGTTGTTTCATGTATTATCCTTAAAACTTCCGTTCCTTTTTAGTGAGGCCCAAACTGAATGTGAAGCCATCTGTCATGAAGCCTGCAGTTCAGGTGACACCAGGCCAGAAGAGGAGGGGAATGGAGCgggctgctgtggctgctgtggctgctgtgaaACCTCTGAACAGTAGCtgcacagaggtggaggagccACTGCAAGAGACTGTATGCCAAGATGGACAAGTAGGTTCAACACACAGTGTTCATGATATGACTGGGACATAGCCAAAATCTTAACCATTTCTGTATattgcatttgtttttatatcataaGTATATTTTGTGTCCTTAACATTTAAAGTATTTCTCCTCAAGTCCTAAATAGGTTGACATGTCCCTGTTGGTTACCCAGTTCTCTGATGTATCTGGTGCCTTCTTAAAGTCTGCCTGCAATTCATAGATTTGTCATCAAAGTTGGATGGAGAATCTAAACAATCTAGTGCTGTGAATGATCTTCAGGGACTTGTGTTACCAGGTGTTACCATCCTCCAGTGCTGCTGTTCCCCCCAGTCCCAGCACCCTGCTGGACTGCCTGGACTGCAGCTCCAGCCCTCTGAGAGAGGAGCTCCTGACTGTCCCTGTTTTCAATGAGAGTCTGAGCCAGGAAACAAAGCCCACCTTCAGTATTAATACTTCCAGAGCGACCGGTGAACTCCC
It encodes:
- the zc3h11a gene encoding zinc finger CCCH domain-containing protein 11A isoform X2, whose translation is MTNHGDDCYFFYYSTCAKGDSCPFRHCEAAMGNETVCNLWQEGRCFRTICKFRHMEITKNRKEIPCYWEKQSAGCQKLHCAFLHEKPRYIEGILFPPDKDLSKNEEQPLEETVLPPTVPLATAANPQLRGVIKTESQEPVPSPTHPPVVINPADDDEDEDDLFSEEGDDGRAGSSHRKLPKLDDSLNFGVSTLEEIRLRKALKTSMKRAGYPIQSSDTLANGGKENIQSLCRPALYEARDETGRSRGSVAERLGRKMPTINEKSGGCVQLKRSLAERLGRIVDEEEPGMSPQKVFKPIKERLGSTTALVALTDQSETNTESEKAPEQIRIKTLEEIKQEKAAMSKCQKDGPTIVGPEITRTNKGVKRSISVKDDSIRCVKRFSEILSAKKTRKEEQNPSPKKEKHTVEKPPGKSQAEPNAVRPCPEATNIEEVRVKTLEEIRREKAAKIQAQQGMQAENKRSTDTKENGEKIPCLLRINELAPQAGSITTQNRAEVTAQTAAPETRPAKTYNVKVKTFEEIMREKRLRRQEVEEQDKTSAEASDLIPFKSKAASPINSITSPGARVAAVTSVPVKQSSSPRAFESKSKIPRNSREVSVKNSRTSTAPPPAKQSRAAPHETAEFPAAVKTLSNNKKNSPEQTRDAKVRPKLNVKPSVMKPAVQVTPGQKRRGMERAAVAAVAAVKPLNSSCTEVEEPLQETVCQDGQVLPSSSAAVPPSPSTLLDCLDCSSSPLREELLTVPVFNESLSQETKPTFSINTSRATGELPQSPVLKTPIQPRARRQSAALSTSAVDDFEDLINEFTDDHLEDDVDPGIGEDDLLQELSEMIDS
- the zc3h11a gene encoding zinc finger CCCH domain-containing protein 11A isoform X1, giving the protein MTNHGDDCYFFYYSTCAKGDSCPFRHCEAAMGNETVCNLWQEGRCFRTICKFRHMEITKNRKEIPCYWEKQSAGCQKLHCAFLHEKPRYIEGILFPPDKDLSKNEEQPLEETVLPPTVPLATAANPQLRGVIKTESQEPVPSPTHPPVVINPADDDEDEDDLFSEEGDDGRAGSSHRKLPKLDDSLNFGVSTLEEIRLRKALKTSMKRAGYPIQSSDTLANGGKENIQSLCRPALYEARDGQFVFEETGRSRGSVAERLGRKMPTINEKSGGCVQLKRSLAERLGRIVDEEEPGMSPQKVFKPIKERLGSTTALVALTDQSETNTESEKAPEQIRIKTLEEIKQEKAAMSKCQKDGPTIVGPEITRTNKGVKRSISVKDDSIRCVKRFSEILSAKKTRKEEQNPSPKKEKHTVEKPPGKSQAEPNAVRPCPEATNIEEVRVKTLEEIRREKAAKIQAQQGMQAENKRSTDTKENGEKIPCLLRINELAPQAGSITTQNRAEVTAQTAAPETRPAKTYNVKVKTFEEIMREKRLRRQEVEEQDKTSAEASDLIPFKSKAASPINSITSPGARVAAVTSVPVKQSSSPRAFESKSKIPRNSREVSVKNSRTSTAPPPAKQSRAAPHETAEFPAAVKTLSNNKKNSPEQTRDAKVRPKLNVKPSVMKPAVQVTPGQKRRGMERAAVAAVAAVKPLNSSCTEVEEPLQETVCQDGQVLPSSSAAVPPSPSTLLDCLDCSSSPLREELLTVPVFNESLSQETKPTFSINTSRATGELPQSPVLKTPIQPRARRQSAALSTSAVDDFEDLINEFTDDHLEDDVDPGIGEDDLLQELSEMIDS